A stretch of Cicer arietinum cultivar CDC Frontier isolate Library 1 chromosome 5, Cicar.CDCFrontier_v2.0, whole genome shotgun sequence DNA encodes these proteins:
- the LOC140920587 gene encoding uncharacterized protein, producing MLENSMSDLCKCWEAMNNMIRLQHKRIRASFQKSFYDEEHEHRNPFYQRLNTFVSTEAQRRIAEEYDKVEWVGTDKSICGCSLRRTYGLPCACELGQYKLMGEPIPLDSVHIQWRKLSMECELTQDTEDGSELDMSTEMNALWKRFRSLDVIGKRVLKSKVRELAFPSTSSICPPPEKVKTKGRVKKSKGMKPDGYDVYRDPSYFEHVNATYGEDIGSQPSQSKKRQASQSKKHPSQSSHSSKNLLLTQFPDIIQPYIDDIFDVAADGNCGFRAIALLLGFGEECWSLVRKRLDQEIVSHVTPYDRLFTGRIKEVRDSLMISGLGVQPMDKWLSMPDMGYVIATTYNIILVTFGLTFSMTFFPMRGSHSGSTKNDRICCIGFVNGNHWVPLKMKDGFPMPDIAPGWKQYRTNEATSWAIAYTGRLQHWGYLLGRLSRVTQNPPTEPVDAMSLDEP from the exons atgttagaaaatagcatgagtgatttgtgtaaatgttgggaggctatgaacaacatgataaggttacaacataaaagaatcagagcctcgtttcaaaaaagtttttatgatgaagagcatgAGCACAGAAATCCATTTTATCAGAGATTGAATACATTTGTATCAACAGAAGCTCAAAGACGTATTGCTGAAGAATACGACAAAGTTGAGTGGGTGGGTACTGACAAATCTATATGTGGGTGTTCTCTGAGAAGGACATACGGATTACCTTGTGCTTGTGAATTgggacaatataaattaatgggtgaaccaattcctctagattctgtgcatattcaatggagaaaattaagcatggaaTGTGAACTCACTCAAGACACAGAAGATGGATCAGAGTTGGATATGTCTACTGAGATGAATGCCTTATGGAAACGCTTTCGATCACTTGATGTTATTGGGAAACGAGTGTTGAAGAGTAAAGTGCGTGAACTTGCTTTTCCAAGTACAAGTTCAATATGTCCACCACCTGAAAAAGTCAAAACCAAAGGAAGAGTGAAGAAGAGTAAGGGTATGAAGCCAGatggatatgatgtatatcgagacccttcttactttgagcatgttaatgcaacatatggTGAAGATATTGGTTCCCAACCCTCTCaatcaaagaagagacaagcctctcaatcaaagaaacacCCCTCTCAGTCatctcattcttcaaaaaatttgttattgacACAATTTCCTGATATTATTCAGCcatacattgatgacatatttgacgtggcagctgatggaaattgtggttTTCGCGCTATTGCATTATTGCTTGGTTTCGGTGAAGAGTGTTGGTCTTTGGTCCGCAAGAGATTGGATCAAGAGATTGTTTCTCATGTAACTCCATATGATAGATTGTTCACAGGACGCATTAAAGAAGTAAGAGATTCGTTGATGATATCCGGCTTAGGTGTTCAACCCATGGATAAATGGTTGTCCATgcctgatatgggttacgtgatagcgacaacatataatattattcttgtcaCGTTCGGTCTGACATTTTCAATGACTTTCTTTCCTATGAGGGGTTCACATTCCggatcgacaaaaaatgatcgcatttgttgtattggttttgttaatgGAAATCACTGGGTTCcg ttAAAGATGAAAGATGGATTTCCAATGCCAGACATTGCACCAGGTTGGAAGCAATATCGTACCAATGAAGCAACTTCTTGGGCAATAGCATACACAGGCCGTCTACAACACTGGGGGTATTTATTAGGCCGGTTGTCACGTGTTACCCAAAATCCACCTACGGAACCCGTAGATGCAATGTCTTTAGATGAaccttaa
- the LOC101505033 gene encoding probable protein phosphatase 2C 25 codes for MSCSVAVSNSSVFSLSSSSHYYTKSSIISSSSEPLTLALPILNSPSTTSSCSSHSSPVLKRKRPTKLHIPVVSSLTIDVLPVVPSPSSAKNVVEVEGCGFSVYCKRGSRKHMEDRYSASVDLHGEPNQAFFGIFDGHGGTKASEFAANNLENNVLKEVIRRDESDIEEAVKHGYLNTDSDFLKEDLNGGSCCVTALIRNGNLVVSNAGDCRAVISRAGVAEALTSDHKPSRKDEKDRIETQGGYVDMCRGVWRIQGSLAVSRSIGDRHMKQWVIAEPETNIIKIEHHHDLLILASDGLWEKVSNQEAVDIARPFCVEGNDRQGPFQACKKLVDLSASRGSIDDVSVMIIKLHNYI; via the exons ATGTCTTGCTCCGTTGCGGTTTCAAATTCCTCTGTATTCTCTCTCTCCTCTTCTTCCCATTACTACACCAAAAGTTCCATCATTTCTTCTTCCTCAGAACCTCTCACACTTGCGCTTCCAATTCTCAATTCTCCTTCTACCACTTCCTCTTGTTCTTCACACTCTTCTCCGGTTTTGAAGAGGAAGAGACCGACTAAGCTTCATATACCTGTTGTTTCTTCTCTTACTATTGATGTCTTGCCGGTGGTACCGTCTCCGTCGTCGGCGAAGAATGTTGTTGAGGTCGAGGGATGTGGGTTTTCTGTTTATTGCAAGAGAGGAAGTAGGAAGCATATGGAGGATCGTTATTCTGCTTCTGTTGATCTTCATGGAGAACCAAACcag GCTTTTTTTGGCATATTTGATGGGCATGGAGGTACAAAAGCTTCGGAATTTGCTGCAAATAACTTGGAAAATAATGTGTTGAAAGAAGTGATAAGAAGAGATGAAAGTGATATTGAGGAAGCAGTGAAGCATGGCTACCTCAACACAGATTCAGATTTCTTAAAAGAGGATCTTAATGGTGGCTCTTGCTGTGTAACAGCATTGATCAGAAATGGTAACCTTGTTGTGTCCAATGCCGGAGATTGTCGCGCTGTCATCAGTAGAGCAGGTGTTGCTGAGGCCTTAACATCTGATCACAAACCTTCAAGAAAAGATGAAAAAGACAGGATTGAGACACAG GGTGGATATGTTGATATGTGCCGCGGTGTTTGGAGAATACAAGGATCTCTTGCTGTTTCTAGGAGCATTGGAGATAGACACATGAAACAATGGGTGATAGCTGAACCTGAGACCaatattatcaaaattgaaCATCATCATGACTTGTTAATCTTAGCTTCAGATGGATTGTGGGAAAAG GTTAGTAATCAGGAAGCAGTAGATATAGCTCGTCCTTTTTGTGTAGAGGGCAATGATAGACAAGGACCCTTTCAGGCATGTAAGAAACTTGTAGATTTATCTGCATCACGAGGCTCTATCGACGATGTTAGTGTTATGATCATCAAATTACATAACTATATTTAA